GCTTCGTCAGACAAGGATTGCCATCGAAGGAAGTTGAGCCTGTAGCCAAAAAATCGAAGCTGGATTCTGGTACGTTTCATCTGTAGTGCCATGAGAGCAGCACTTTAGTTTCAGTCCTTCGGGTTGAATCATTTTAGTCACCGCTGCCTTTTAGTGCTTTGGTATTGAGAATGTCTCActtctttttttctctccaaTACACCAGCGAAAGTAATGGCAAGAACGGATAATGGCCTCATAAAATGTCCCAAATGTCCAGAGGGTTTTTTTTCTCCGGAAGCCCAGAAGATCCACATAATGGtcagtaagctgtggtgatctgaTCTCATGTCTGCCTGTCAGAGAACAGTTATGATGTCAAATCAAGTTATttttgtttcaaaagtaaaagaaaTAGTGCCACAAACCAGATATGTATTTACGATGAGTCTAaatgtttttgctttttatttagtGACTTTGAAGATGGAAAGTTAAAGCAtcaattttttctttctttcagaaTTGCCATGGAAACGTGGAAAGTCAAACCCCAAATTTATGTGGAAACAAGCTCATCATGCGGGTCTCTGATTTCTACTACGGCCGTTTCGAAGGGTTTGCGAAAACACAAGAAACCGAGAAGACCAACGTGTCGTTTAAGTGCCAAAGCTGTTTAAAGATTCTCAAAAACAATATCAGGTGAGATGGGGGCTTTTTTAACGTTTGCAGTGTAATAGAACTTTCTTTCTAATTTCTTAGCATTTTAGGCTAGACGTAGTTTAGATCATTAAACAAAACATAGTGATCAGCTGAAGATTATTTACTGAACGTGCTTTTTTATGCCTTGTTTTTTTCCACAATGTATGAATTAAAATGGCAAATTAAACATAGTTTAGCTTGGGTGTAATTGGGAACCTAAAAATCCGCACATGCAGAAAATGCTTTGATACGAATGCTTAGATTTTCAACCAAGTtactcatttatttttgtttgctttgtgttCGATGAGTGAGAATAGTTATAGTTGAGTTATTCACCTGGAGCTGTAGACTACGGCGGTAAATATTCACTCAAAGCCAGATGAgaacttaactcattcgctgccagccgtttcctgatcggtaaagcccttcgctgccagcgtttctcactgttttattgcttttataagagtcgcagaacgttgcgcgctatgacgatgtcgacgccaaaacaaccaaaacaaaacagaggctcacctcttacatcaggaagaatctgcgcgtttcgagcattatccgttctttcatgatccgttgttgaattgtgatcggcagaagcttttccggttctcgcctcactttttttactgcagcggcccaaaacgatctcctaacacatggatgttctgcttcctggtcacgtgacgtgtgacgtatgcagatgaagattggctttagagctgagatgcttgttctctcagcgcgggggctcgttctgacgcccacacagtaaaaaaaatgctaatgacaTTGGCAGtggacggttggatttaaaatgacgacttttgtcgtcattggcagtgaatgagttaatggagTTGCCAAATAGATATCCATCCTGTGCCAGTAAAATGAGAGAAGTCCTTCTCCGGCCTAACGTCTGTCCCAGATGGATGACATCATCTGTCTGTTTTCCCTCATGGGCCTAAATAAGAAAAATGACTGCTACTTTACACGGTGTAAAAATTGCTCGTGATTAAATAACTTTGCTTGGAGGAAAGATAACGGAGGAAAAAAATAGTCTCTGTAAGCTGCTTTTAATGAGGAAGCACATTTGTATTGCAGCGGCACTCTCAAAGCTGAGGTCAGAGTTCATCCCCATGAAAATCTCTATTATGGGAGCTGAGGTAGCAAAATGTGCCTGCTGATGAATGGGCTGTGCCTCGTCAGGGCAGCGGTGGCGGGTCGCTGTGGACGAGCGGCGGAGCTCTGCATCATAAcacaaaaacaagaacaaaaccTTTTATAATTGCTGATATTATGATGCCCATTATACGTACTTAGAGAGGGAGCTGTGAGGAGGATTCTTCATTTatcttaaagggactataaggaagtttgacagtcaaaacatgtatagacataataaatttcttcttcatacgttctcctgcaatccctggtcctgtagaacgagccctggcatttttactgtgattgcctgtttttctgtaaaatcacagaaaaagagagctgctcgggtcgagcaggctgcttcacgagcgttcacgctcaggcatagcccgtagcatttgctatccgtagctttagcagcagagggtgaggtagtgccaactcagcgactttgtcgctgttcctaatgcctagtgacaaacctagctacatttctgaggacacttagctactttctgtagaactctcTTGtatatatttcctgcaaattagcaacaaaatagccgtttttGCTCCAAACCGTttgttggattgacgttgtttcagctgtcatcaaggatataaatgttatagATAGATTGAACGTCATTGGCTctttagctcatctagtaagGTGTtgatctcatgcagaagacctgggttcgactcCAGTTATAGACATATTTTGTTattttgagtttcttttttacattaatggtatattttttacagtaagatgcccaaatttttatttgagactcgccgaaaggtATTGAATTcacataaaaaagatgtgggttcaactttcattttggaacaatttgtcAAGCAAGGGaaaggaatgatctgagcatgcaggaggactgacccatcataaacctttgtcggctgtgctgaagagaaaggtacagaaccaaattatttaattagctgcgatttctcctgccctctgtcctccgggccacacacacgcacacacgggcctgtctcagctgttattttcgttaaggagtgtgcacgtacagcgtgcacacctcatgcacgagcttgcttttgaagctgcagttgcgcgttaggcctgagtggtgatcgcgagcataaaaacttcaaacttccttacagtCTAAAAACCGTTGGGACCGAGATCACGCGCAAGAGTCAGAAGTAATTCGTTTCTCCTTCCCATTTTAATTTGCTTTGACAAATTAAGAGAACCCTTAAAATCGAAGTCcggagtttgtttgtttgtgtatttatttatttttattgaattTGAGCCTTAAACGTGACTGGGGAAAAAAAAGGATTTTAGAAGCATGAAATTTAATTTTGAGCTAACAATATTCTGTCTGATCTGCGTGTCTATAATTATCTCTTTATGTTTTGTGCATGCATTCGCATCTTCTCTGTTCCAGGTTCATGAACCATATGAAGCACCACCTGGAGCTAGAGAAGCAGAACAGCGAGAGCTGGGATAGCCACACAACCTGCCAGCACTGCTACCGACAGTATCTGACACCGTTCCAGCTGCAGTGCCACATCGAGAGTGCTCACAGCCCCATCGAATCCTCAAGTAAAACCTGGTGATGCTAAACATCTGTGCTGATTAACCCAGAAGCCAATTGACCCATCTGATCTTTCCATTCTCTCTCTTTCAGCCAACTGTAAAATCTGCGAGCTTGCGTTTGAGTCTGAGCAGGTGCTGCTGGAGCACATGAAGGGGAATCACAAACCTGGTGAAATGCCTTATGTCTGCCAGGTCCACTCCTCGTTACTGCTGCCGAATTATTATTTACTTGATGCTTTAAAAATCTCAAACCACTGACATTGTGTTTTAACTGACTCCACAGGTGTGCAATTACAGGTCGTCTTTCTTCTCGGATGTTGAATCGCATTTTCGAACTGCCCATGTAAACACAAAAGACCTGCTCTGTCCCTTCTGTCTCAAAATAGCTCGATCGAgtcatgtttacatgcagcactACATGAAACATCAGGTATGAAGCTCGTTTCACACATAATGCGTGTAAATTTGTAACTTCTTAtattttctgtaaaaaaaaatatatctcACACTGCACTGTGGCATGAGTCCTACTGCTTATTCTTcacacttttttatttatttatttatttattttggtgtaTTTTTCAGAAAAAAGGGATCTATCGATGTGGAAAATGCAGGCTTAATTTCCTCACATACAAGGAAAAGGTCGACCACAGAGCTCATGGCCACAAAACTTACAGGAGGCCAGAAGCCCTGGAGGGTCTTCCTCCTGGCACAAAGGTCTGAGCTTTAGTCGCATCTTCATCGCTTGTTTAATTGCGATCTGTGGAGTTTTCTGATCTTTTCGTTCATCTTGCAGGTGACGATTCGAGCGTCTCTCACAGGAACTTCATCCTCAACGCCACTCCCCTCTGATCGAGCGGCTATAACCGTCTATTCAGAAGCTTTGAATGTGTCCCAGTTCAAACCTCCCGTCAGCCTGCTCAAGGCTAAAATAAATGAGCCCAAAGAAGGAAAGCGCAAGGCCGTGCAGAGCAAGACCAAGAAGGAGGATCGTCGGATTTCCCAGAACAACCTATCACTCAAGGATCTCAGGTTACCTCAACTTTGTCTGGCCAAACCTCTGAGCAGTACGCTGAACACGTGTATGTTATGGCAATGAGGtcagaatcaccagagtgatcgacCAGCGTTTTCCACCTGAAGTCTTTAATGTGATAAGATGTTTATGAGAAAAGGAAATTAAGCAATCTTCCTAAGAAGTTAACCATCATTTTATGTGATCTTGTAATTAGGGAAGGAAACCTGAGAGTCTCCTCATGTAAGATCTTGTCTAATGGGCCTTTTCCACcgaccaaactggcatggaatgggaaggatcgggtcgcTAAAGCATCATTGCTGCTTTTTTTGTCGTTGCAAAAATCAGGGCTGGACTATAAATGACACATTAACCTGACTTCTGCCTTCACCTTTCCCACTTTTTAATAATCCTTAACATTAACTCTAAGAACCTCATTGGTTGAAAAAATGTGAACGTTTATTGTGCAACAAGCTGCATCCGCTAATATGTAGAAAAACTTAGAGCTTTTATGACAGGAAGGGTCCAAATTTAATAGACTTTATTAAAGCTAAGCTGCATACATGCTAAACGCCGGCCGATATATTAAATTTGTTTCTAAATTTGTTTGGCTAGTGGCCAAAATTATTTTCAAAAGccgttaattttttttatttaaatcaggcacctgtgtggccaactgctgccACAACTAGACTGAAAAAATGGTCAAACTAGCTGTCCGTCACAGCTCCTGTGGAGCCTAGAGGTACCCTGAACGCAGCATTGCATCGCTCCCTCCCTTCCTTTCTTTCACACTGTGGCTTACAGCAGCAAAAACGTAAACCGACATATCTACCTTTTACTCTGTGAGAGTGTTGTAAAGTTTGTATCCCACATTGAAAATATGGCGCAGAGGAAGCTCGTTAACATGCTAAGACAGTAGATTTaatgagttttaaagaagaagctcTGGATGGAGTGAGGCAACTTTGTAAGGcttgctgcagaaataaaaacacggagtATCAACAAACGCAATACTCATCTGTAAcccataaaataacaaaaaacataTCATCAGCATCATTAGATCAGCGGCTTGTGATGACACTTGTCTATGCTCACTCGGAGCTGCTACAGATATTAAGTGAAAAAATATAATAATGATAATCATATAATAAATCTCACAACACAGAATTGAGATCATTTATTTGCTTTTTGAACTATTAAGTCTGTTGAgagtttaaatgttttaaatctgttaggttgttactgacagcagctacatataAGTTTCAGTTTGGACCTGGTTGCTGCAGCGTGTACATATGTACACGCTGCAGCAACCATTATGTGTAGATTCtctgtcatcctggacatgaccaTCCTGAGCTTTAATATAAAAAACAGCTGGACATTTCTGGTTATCTTGAAGATGTTTTTCTTCTCAATCTAGAGGCTTCTTCACTTTGGTTGAGAGCAGAAGGCTGTGAGTTATGGTATATATATCGGCCTTAATAATctgctttagatatcggccattggcaacaaaattcttttaaAAAATCAATCGGCCTTAAATAAAACATCGGTCGGCCTCTAATACGTGCTAgataattgttttctttttttttattattattaatgttgtggacacttaggcctagtccacacgtagccgggttttttaaaaacgaatatccgcccctccaaaaacttgcatccacaccacctcgtttaaaaaaaaactctgtccacacgtacccggataaatacgttgttaaggacatgccagacctgttggcggcagtacttcccccgttcttaacctcgtccttcgtctgtggtcttccgcaaggagcagtaattccgcttgcaaaaacaaacaagcaaaaagcgcttggacaattaataaagcgagcgcagctctgagggcatccatgatgtcggctagtgtaaacacaggtcgcacacgtgatgtcagcatttttttgtcgcggaaagtgacgttgcggaccttaaaactctggttttgtctgtctcCACGAAgatacccaaaacggagaaaacgcagatcttcactttggccggagtttttaaaaagatccgttttcgtgtggatgacaggccaaaacgtagaaaaatatctacgttttgacagatccccggctacgtgtggacagggccttaattatGCTTGTTTAATAATGGCAGCATTTCTTCATTTGGAAAAGCACCTATGTGACTAAATAAAGCTGCATCCTGGCCTTTCTGCAGATCCAGTATAGGATACATATTTTATTAACTTTTATGTTACATATTTTCAATCTTTTGCTGGTGTCTAATATGAAATGACCTAAATTTTtgtctaaagtgtgtgtgtgtgtgtttttctagtGTTGGAAAAGATCACTACACGTGCATCGAGTGTAACGCTGATGTCGATGACTTCTTTTTGCATTTTCCAATCTTCTCACATTGTGGTGCGTGCAGCTATCGGACGAGCTGCAAAGTGTCTATTGGGAATCACATGATAAAGTGAGTCAAAGCTCTCTCTTATGTACTTTTTAAGGTCTAACTTCTATGATAAATGTGACTTTTGTTCCTGTCTTTGGTTAGATATCACAGCACCATCAGCAAAAACAGATACAACAAAAAGGATCACAAAAAGAATGTAACGGTTGCAGGATTTAAGTAAGTGTAATATTTCTTttgaaatcaggaaataagagtttaAACAGAAAAGTTTTGGTAATTCTTTCCTGTTTGTTCAGACTAACCCTGATCTGTGTGAACTGTGAGCTCCTTGTTGATGCATCTAGTGGGGATCTAATGACCAAACATCTGACTGATAATCCTGATCACGTATGTAAAATCGTGCAGGAAAAAGGTATGTttacttttttttactttgaggaaAGCTGCATTTGTACTTCAATATAAACTTTCCCTCATCTCTAGCCCCACAGATTTGAAAGATGAAATGAAATATTAaaatattgagcttaaattttatgTGCCTGAAAATCATTGACATACTctgagttagggctgggcgatatattgcaatataatttgaagcatgtgcggtaactatatatattactttatattttttcttctgtttatatatgtcaaaatgacgtgcttttaaatatcctcgtggcaaatatatgccacttgaggcatataggcctcctcctccgcccactccatgcttgctgttactgccattctgttgccccaatgtcagcagggtgcacatcttagtgacgtcatgtgttatcgcgatattgcagtattgcgatatagccaaaaactcttatCATTACTCAattttatatcgtttatattgcccaaaggttgtcacggtaaccggtgtagcggtaaaccccggtaaaaaagttgaccataataataaccgtcttgttttttaaaaactattatctcggtggattaccttggctgcagtgtaggcgcggtgacccttaccagccaccgtatcagctgctgaagttgccggcagcacatgagcactttgttgtttacaaccaaaactttcttgaagctaaagctgaaataatggccaaaggaggagacggcagcgctcaggacatttattatccctcaaaggagacaaagtgggaagtacaggcattttttggatatttgaagaatgccgagggacagttgatagaagacggctatcctgtttgaagcacgtgcagaaaaagtgtctgtgaaaggcagcaacgcttcaaatctcatgacacatctgcgtgaccatcacccacaattctacagtcaacgcaaggcaagctaacgttagcgttttagctaaaatgcgtgatccgaggatttaggttgagggagaatgcaacgagtcgctatataaagcagccgcagcgccgctacctgcttataaaccgtgtcacggacaccgccatgttgaaatgacgctatgcattacggggctcccagggtcaGATAAGAGttagtctctctccgagaataatgaatttaacaatgattactgcctgatgacgttTTCCCAcaactgcaaagctcactggaaggacacaaaccgaggacaatattttcctgatataaggtttattactcaagtaagggtaaaaaaactatctgattagaaggctacttgagtacagagtatcatctgatctaatattttttaaatgatgacatcaaacagacaaaaaataagaagttatgggcaaatattggtattttaaagactaaaggggaaatatgtaaacaaataaacaacataattacaaaataacaaattgtaggcaaaatgtagacacaaactgaggacaatattttcctgatatacagggtttatttagtttcctgaaaattacacgttttaaaaaatgctgcgataataccgaaaactgtgataattttggtcacaataaccgtgaggctacattttcacactgtgacaaccctagtttgtCCACCCCTACTCTTGAGTGCTAAGAGATCACCTGAGATTGCAAGGCTatttttttcaatcaatcaatactttattaatcccaaagggaaattagagtttcagtacacacaattcagagatcagacatacagttgtggtcagaagtttacatacacttgtaagaaatataatataatagctctactgagtgtcccgttatttctaaaactctgatttttctctgatagagtgattggaagagatacttctttgtcacaaaaaacattcatgaagtttggttctttattgtctttattatgggttaacagagaaatgtgatcacatttgctgggtcacaaatatacatacagaaacatgatctagcaattttggtgacttagaaacgtgtcagtgaactgagcttcatagcatggcctcttaacttcttgtgagtgattatgagtgactacagctggtgacttctcttaggccaggtaaatagggctcattggatacaaacgcccacaaacgctacaatgggaaagtcaaaggagctcagcatggatctgaaaaagcgaattattgacttgaacaagtcaggaaagtcacttggggccatttcaaagcagctgcaggtcccaagagcaacagtgcaaacaattgtttgtaagtataaggtgcatggcactgtttcatcactgccaagatcaggaagaaaacgcaagctatcacctgctgctgagagaaaattggtcaggagggtaaagagtgaaccaagaatcaccaaaaagcagatctgccaagaattagaagctgctggaacacaggtgtcattgtccacagtcaaacgtgttttgcatctccatggactgagaggcttccgtgcaagaaggaagcccctgctccaaaagcggcaccttaaggctcgactgaagtttgctgctgatcacatggacaaagataagaccttctggaggaaagttctgtggtcagatgaaacaaaaatcgagctttttggccacaatgcccagcaatatgtttggaggagaaaaggtgaggcctttaaccccaagaacaccatgcctacagtcaagcatggtggtgggaatattatgctgtggggctgttttgctgccaatggaactggtgctttacagagagtaaatgggataatgaagaaggaggattaccttcacattcttcaacataacctcaaatcatcagcacgaaggttgggtcttgggcgcagttgggtgttccaacaggacaatgaccccaaacacacatcaaaggtggtaaaggaatggctaaatcaggctagaataagggttttagaatggccttcccaaagtcctgacttaaaccccaatgaaaacatgtggacagtgctgaagaaacaagtccatgtcagaaagccatcaaatttaactgaacttcaccaattctgtcaagaggagcttgtggatggctaccaaaagcgcctaattgaagtgaaaatggctaagggacatgtaaccaaatattagcactgctgtatgtatatttgtgacccagcaaatgtgatcacttttctctgttaacccataataaagacattaaagaaccaaacttaatgaatgttttttgtgacaaagaagtatctgttccaatcactctatcagagaaaaatcagagttttagaaataacgggacactcagtagagccattatattatattttttacaagtgtatgtaaacttctgaccacaactgtacgtaggcatagacacatgacaagaattggtgactgtggtcattcgcaacccgagtcgcgctaccttaatagagatcagagggttacatgaggattgattCAGGTGGAggtaaaaaaggcacttcagagctaccctcccaccaggagggcagctttgctctgcaaaaaacacctcaacacatatgcaacagacaacacaacataacatgagactccaataggaaggcaggggggggctgggatcctgtttaccCCAGCGAGAGCTGCCATCTACggtgctcatctactgtacagtcacaggtgggagggagatcttgggagacctgatgacctcgccaggctgaagtccacctatcgggggggggggggggggggggggggggtttccacagcatctgtctgcattccttcgtgggggtttgttgcttgccgctcaaggctaccagggcgtcagattcagataacaagaatttgtttgggtcaggctgagataattttcctctctgccttcagtctttaaactgatcatttaggAAATTTAGGATTTATGCAAAAATTAAAAATTGGCTTTCGTTCATATAATTCTAGGATTTATATTAGTGATGTAGTTTTGACctaaaaaaaagtttcaaagtttgtTTTACTATTTGACTTAGTACTGTAGGATGCATTAAGTTGAACACCTCCGATCGCTATGAAAGCAGGGAAAGGGAGGGGGCACAAAAtgcctgggacaattattacattatttGATGGGACCTGTTAATAAGTAGTTTATAAATAAGTTTCTCAGGCTGATAAATAATATTTAATCTCTCTGAGCGACACATTGCTACTGTACGCTCTACTACAACACCACTGGGGAGGACTAAAttatgcattttgtggaagttcaCTACAACATATATTTGTatgtttctgtttattttatattataaatGCACTGTaactcttgctgtcagtatttgcaaaagATTTTTTTTATCAAGTTGGATCTGTATTGGGTTGGCTTAAATAAGTTAAATCTCAGCCTAAACTCTTTCGGTCACAAACTATGAGCAAGAGTATTTGCTCTTTCATACTAGGAATCaggatttgtttttgtgattatcttgtttctttctttttcttatgTTTTTCCCCTGTGCCCTGTGCAATTTTGACAGATTTAATAATTGAATAAATAAATcaacattaatttaaaaaattgtCTTGAATATTCGAGATTTCAATTTCAGTCAAAATAATCGTGATTATAATTTTTGTCGTAACTGAGCAACCCTTTTTGTATGTGACCCTTATATAAATAAACCCTTATGTGATTCCACAGGGGTCGTTGAGAGCCGGTCAAGGTTGAGCTCACAGCAGCCGTTGGTTGAAAAACTAAAGGAATCAGACTTGAAACCAGCTTTTGCTGATGTTGGACCCACAGACGATCACAAAAAGGATTCAGAAGAAACGAGCAGCCAGAATGAGAGCAAGTCAGAGATGTCATCACTGCCGAATGTGTCATCTTCAATTTCATCAGACTTGGGTCTTAATCTCTGAAGAATCTGCTCTTCACAGATCAGCTGCTCGTAGGTTAAAGAACTGCAGAAAAACACATGAGTGGAACTGCACAAGTGACTCACTAAAAATCAGCACTAAAGATCTTACTAACATCAATCTTTTATGATGCTTTGACTGTCAGTCATGTTATCACATCAGGACATAATAAACTATCAACGCTTTTGTTATTTTTCTGTCCAACtacttttgttttattggtttgttgttttttttttatcactttTTCAAATAAACGGAGTTCTCTTGTTTTGTGTACACTGCACTTTTGCTCATTTCCAACTTCTGATCAAAGCATTATTAGATTTTTCATATTTCAAAGATTGTTCAAATACTTGCAGTTGCATTAAAAATTAGGGACCCAAATAGAAAAGTCATTTAAGAGTAGTTTTTGTTTATGTTCACCAGTTCTAACACCAACATTTGAGTTTGTTAGAACTTTTTTTTCtaaagagaagaaagaaaatgTCAAATCCATGCCAAGCTGAACATTTTACAGTCATCCTAATTAAGGTGTTGTAGATTAGTTTTTAAGTGCTCATCAGTTACTGTATTCTCTTTAGTTGTTAGCTTTTACGTCATGGTGTATTTTTGAATGTGATATAGAACGTTTCTCATGAATCTGAGGTGACAATAATAAACACTCGCAAAAGAACTTTCGACTTGAAAATGTTTTGAATGATGTAAAGAAAATGTATCGtgatcatttccagtttccaaaTTCCTGTGGTAAATATTTCTGTGTTCAATTGTTTTAATAGCCAtgattaaaataaatacatgcatAAGAAATGAAACTTAAATTTTATTTCTCAATTAAACTGGCCCCAGTTCATCTTAGTGGAGTTAGTAgcttaacaaaaaataaataaaaatctgggaCTAGTTGTACAGTAATCCACCCAAATAGTTTTACTGTTTTAAAGGTGCTGAATGTTTAGACTGATCAAAGGAATGTATGTCGACACAACATGCTTTACTAgtctttcttcttttactttaaaTCTATTTTTTAATTACTCCTGATCCTGTTGACTTTGTGTGCCAACAAAATATTCTATGGCTATGGGGacattttatacatatttttatatGGGTTGAAATGTAAATGCTGCATTATAGCTTTTTTAAAAgaatgctatggggaaaatgtaAATTCATGTGTCAGTGTGTAAATGTTTTGAATGCCTTTTTTTCCTGTATTGGACATTTGAGATTTCAAACTACCGGTAGGTTAGAATATTAACATCCTGTTTGTGTTTTCAACTTTAAATAAAACTTTAATACAAAGCGAGTGACTTATGCTGTTGTAAAGAGGTTGGTAAAAATAGAAAATTTGATTTTTGTTTCAACGTTAAAATAGCCCCAGTTCAATTTGCTATAAAACGTTTCACTGAATACTGAATGTTCTTACATTTAACAATAGCGTTAAACTGAAATCAGTAAGAGGCGCATTTCCGGGAGTGACGTCATCCCTGTAACGTGTAGGCGGTGCGGGAAAGAGCGTCGTTCCCAAGACAACGAAAAGCTGATGTAGATGGCTGAAACTCCCAAGTTCGAGCGAGGAAGGTCTCCAGAGGTTAACTTCAGAAAATCAGCATAAAGTGAACTCGGTTCATTAAAA
This genomic window from Nothobranchius furzeri strain GRZ-AD chromosome 9, NfurGRZ-RIMD1, whole genome shotgun sequence contains:
- the znf280d gene encoding zinc finger protein 280C isoform X2 → MCGIRVAMQPFRTAAYMASSDILPYIYDPESEDETEKTHSKSDCSKLTVRRFRKSKRISIGGVLKRWREFRKLQGIKTDEELAKFLLDSQPSSCIVHGCGKKSEPYVRTLHQFPEDLETVKVWKEFVQKTTTEWDGQVSPWKKICSEHFEPSCYANHTAWLMRSVQKLELRDEFQVPTIYPTEETSSHDAGSLDQPQQAAVGGIEPTRIPESPSQNTKVVEGNAQQPTTLQLPPELHQTPLSVPSFCVTPLVLYTAPATPYQVQPGLTGSVNVVGEKSWKSKGCQTESVTFADGNCHIIKPRLPKAETAEDTYSRDSDVCDEDEDVSRRFRMSELFMECVEEELEPWQKQVPRVDLIEDDDDEPIFVGVLSDIKTDEPDPAPQNKMVAVTDLKSPQPVVAPAPMVMPMTVPATQGKTAPSILTTVAPQPVIVNNQGFIVATPQLANSTEFLATLGAQYPPGTSFTIVPAPQQQQMFHHVPSAAPLPSAIHRPQVQQIRNNVVTLSHVQSPALFSTQTSQQQAKRPIAQLVKTTAVKPATVKDINIKDQSFVRQGLPSKEVEPVAKKSKLDSAKVMARTDNGLIKCPKCPEGFFSPEAQKIHIMNCHGNVESQTPNLCGNKLIMRVSDFYYGRFEGFAKTQETEKTNVSFKCQSCLKILKNNIRFMNHMKHHLELEKQNSESWDSHTTCQHCYRQYLTPFQLQCHIESAHSPIESSTNCKICELAFESEQVLLEHMKGNHKPGEMPYVCQVCNYRSSFFSDVESHFRTAHVNTKDLLCPFCLKIARSSHVYMQHYMKHQKKGIYRCGKCRLNFLTYKEKVDHRAHGHKTYRRPEALEGLPPGTKVTIRASLTGTSSSTPLPSDRAAITVYSEALNVSQFKPPVSLLKAKINEPKEGKRKAVQSKTKKEDRRISQNNLSLKDLSVGKDHYTCIECNADVDDFFLHFPIFSHCGACSYRTSCKVSIGNHMIKYHSTISKNRYNKKDHKKNVTVAGFKLTLICVNCELLVDASSGDLMTKHLTDNPDHVCKIVQEKGVVESRSRLSSQQPLVEKLKESDLKPAFADVGPTDDHKKDSEETSSQNESKSEMSSLPNVSSSISSDLGLNL